A part of Myxococcota bacterium genomic DNA contains:
- a CDS encoding acyl-CoA dehydrogenase family protein, with protein MNTPLRYDEELALLRAEARRWLDERFPIARVRALADADAGEDPGDWKELAALGWLGLCVPEKYGGAGLGALHLSVLMEETGRRLLPSPLLPATLAALALAQSGSEAQRERWLRSWVAGESRPALALGRDAVWGGALADVLVARRGDRFALVPARAPGARIEPEVVLDRTRRSARVDLDAVALDAAAFLPASGAEVLERLTPWACLALAAEMAGGADALLALTSAYTATREQFGKPIGSFQAVKHPLVNVLIGVEGLRSLVYAAATALDDGSPDAEALARMAKAKACDVYVFAASRAVQLHGGFGFTLDCDAHLYLKRAQTTRPAFGDAMHQRRWLAETLLGAAP; from the coding sequence ATGAACACGCCGCTCCGCTACGACGAAGAGCTCGCGCTCCTGCGCGCCGAGGCGCGCCGCTGGCTGGACGAGCGCTTTCCGATCGCGCGGGTGCGCGCGCTGGCCGACGCTGACGCGGGCGAGGATCCGGGTGACTGGAAGGAGCTCGCGGCGCTGGGCTGGCTCGGGCTGTGCGTGCCCGAGAAGTACGGCGGCGCGGGTCTGGGCGCCCTACACCTTTCGGTGTTGATGGAGGAGACGGGCCGCCGCCTGCTCCCCTCCCCCCTTCTCCCCGCCACTCTGGCGGCGCTCGCGCTGGCGCAGAGCGGCTCGGAGGCGCAGCGCGAGCGCTGGCTGCGGTCCTGGGTGGCCGGCGAATCGCGCCCGGCGCTGGCGCTCGGCCGCGACGCCGTCTGGGGCGGCGCGCTCGCCGACGTGCTCGTCGCGCGCCGCGGCGACCGCTTCGCGCTGGTTCCCGCGCGCGCGCCCGGGGCGCGGATCGAGCCCGAGGTCGTGCTCGACCGCACGCGCCGCAGCGCGCGCGTCGACCTGGACGCCGTCGCGCTCGACGCGGCGGCTTTCCTGCCGGCGAGCGGCGCCGAGGTGCTCGAGCGACTCACGCCTTGGGCGTGCCTCGCGCTCGCCGCCGAGATGGCGGGCGGCGCCGACGCCCTGCTCGCGCTCACCTCGGCGTACACGGCCACGCGCGAGCAGTTCGGCAAGCCGATCGGCTCGTTCCAGGCCGTGAAGCACCCGCTCGTGAACGTGCTGATCGGCGTCGAGGGGCTGCGCTCGCTCGTGTACGCCGCCGCGACGGCGCTCGACGACGGCTCCCCGGACGCCGAGGCGCTCGCGCGCATGGCCAAGGCGAAAGCCTGCGACGTGTACGTGTTCGCGGCCTCGCGCGCGGTGCAGCTGCACGGCGGCTTCGGCTTCACGCTCGATTGCGACGCCCATCTGTATCTGAAACGCGCGCAGACCACGCGGCCGGCGTTCGGCGACGCCATGCACCAGCGGCGCTGGCTGGCCGAGACGCTGCTCGGCGCCGCGCCGTGA